The Ricinus communis isolate WT05 ecotype wild-type chromosome 8, ASM1957865v1, whole genome shotgun sequence sequence gtcacgggcccacagatggggtcgtgacatttcTCGTCGGACAACGAAAATTTACAGAAtttcttgtaatttttattgcAATTATTACATGGAATTTGATTGTAGAAGTATTTTGGTAAAGAATGGTTCCTAATTAATTGTAAGGAATTATGTTATACGTACGAGGCATTATTTGAATGTTTATGGACtgattatatcttttaattataaattacaaaataattttaatgaattatttcttgaaaatattGATGAACAAGAAGAAAGAATAAGTAGAACAATAGATAGTTGAAAGAGAGAGATATTTGACTACTTTATAGGCTAAAAAGTGATAAAAATTGTAACAAGTCTCAAAAGAATAGTGTTAGGTTATAAAGTAATATGTTTTATAGGTTATAAGttaatctattaaaatttaattatttattatttgatctAACGATTAAGATTAAAAACAACTGATTTAacagttaaaatattagatttatttaacCAGGTGTATCgtaaaagaaattcaagaaaaaaattaataaattatcatgTGATTTAacgtatttttattttagaatctgtgatttttttttttcactttggTACCTTGTGAATATTAATCGTTAGCAAATAATAGTCAAAATGTATAACACCATTGGCAAGTGCTAACGTGGCGGTTGGCAGAACAGTAGCTATTGCATGCGATATCATAATCTCTtaatagtattatataatttggcCAATATTTGCTAACGATCAATATTCACAGAGTACGaaagtgaagaaaaataaaccacaGAATTTAAAGTGAAAATACGTTAAACCACGATGTAGTTTAataaaggtttttttttttttaaaaaaaaaaagagaagaaaaataattgagcATATTCTATACTTGAAAGGAAATGATCACGCATGAATCCAATCTAGTAGACATCTTCGCTGGAAAGATTATTCCTTTCTTCTATCACAATTGCATCTCAATTGTAAGAAATTTGCTTGATTGTTACATTCTTTATGCAATCCACCAGCATGAAATCAGAATCGTAATAGATTTGCAGCAACAAGTTTGTCCTTCATAAGTTGGCTTTtgatataaaaacaaaaatatatgcaACAAGTAGAAGTAACCAAGGCTTCttaaaaagaggaaaaaaaaaagatgagtACAAAAAAATACCATgtgattttactattttacaATTTAGAGTATGTgatattttaagataaaaagagaaatgtgATTATAGATCGTAACAAAAAAAGATAtctcattattaaaaagtCTCGATTTGTAAGGATTTGGCTACCTTTGCTTCGATCAACTACTATTATCAAGTTACATGTGTTTGATAACATTAATAACttctaatttcattatttgactGTTAAATCACGGTTTAAGAAGTCATTGAGATGATGAGATCGatttaataatcaaatacTGACCTTTTGAGTAATTTAGCTCTAAACTCATGatatcaaacataaaaaatatgatcATAACGGCTAATCGGAATGAAAATGGCTAAATCATAACCAGTTGATACTTTTTAATGGTGAAATACTTTGTTTTGTCGTAAGTTTTTATCACGTACCTCttattatctaaaaaaaaaaaaaaaaccacatACTCTAAGTTCTCAAATAGTAAAATCacaaagtatttttttataattaaaattttagaatattttttatacttcaaaaaaagattttgtcacagtatttattattaggaTATCTAGAGCATAGCATCAACAAGTTTAGCAATGAGGTAACTCTTGTTTCGATATATTGAAAGATTCAGTTCTTTCAAGTCACACAATGGAGGagattgaatttttcttagcaCTTTTGGTACTATGTaagattgaaaaaaataaaaaatgacaaacATATTATACTAATGGAGAATCATTCTCGTACcttgtatatatatgataaactcatatttaatttaatcaaaaatttcatgGGGACATATCTTACCAGTCTCACTTGTCAAATTCAGTACCCGGAAACACTGACTGAACTTGGCTAGCAAGTCGACCAATCTAGCGTACCAAGAAAAGTCCATATCATTGGACCCAAAACATAGCTCAGTCTTTGGTAGCTTGTTGAAACcattcagaaaaaaaaaaagaaaaaaaaaaaagagattatGTCTCCATCATATGAGAACAATTGTAAACATGGCGTGTtaatctcaactctaacaATCTTCTTACATAAACGTAGTCTCAATATATGAAGACTAGAACTTGAAATCTCAGTATTCTCTAACAAAGGACATTCCAATATAAACAAGTATTTAAAAGAAGGTATTTGTTTCAATCGATTATGCATCCATTTATTTGTCATAGTAACTAAGTTGTTCAAATTCTTGAAAGAAGAGGCAAGTTGCACTTGGGAAGACCAATAAGATGGCTAAGATGATGTCGTGAGACAATTGATTCAAGATTTTTAATGCTTTGATATTAAGTCTTTCGAGTTTGAGTGTTTTATACTTTAGTATTAAATGATTGAtacatatttcattatttaaaactaacagatacatattaattatctattggATTGGTGTATAGATGCTAATATGCATATAGACTAGGcaagaatattttaaattttaaaccgtatttttattgattcatttagtaacataaatattcttttttcttatatcattagaaatgaaattttatattagtctAGAGGTGGCTACGGTTCCTGAAACCAACCATTTTTGGTTCACAGTTCTGGTTCGACAGATTCAAAAGactttaagaaattgagaaaataaaaaggcctTAAAGTTAATTATCTTACTAAAAATTAAGGTGTCTATGTATTCTTTTAGGGTTTAGAGGAATCAAAGCTTATCTTACCAAAAGTTAAGGTGTCTATGTATTCTTTTAGGGTTTAGAGGAATCAAAATTCAAGAGTTTTCGCacctatttttttaaaaaaaattatttacccCATTAATCAATTTCTACGCCGGAAGTTAAAGTCCCTTCGCTTGTGAGGTCGAAAAAAATATTCATCTCCTTCTTTCTTAAACTTTTGTTGCTTTAAATCTGTCTTTTTCCAATCAACTAGACATGTTTGGTCTTGTAATTATTCGAGAGCCAAAGACGATCGTGTAGGATCCATCCCCTGCACTAAAAGCTGTTCCACAGACATGGTTGAGATTGGActtgtaaaaatatttgttgCAATTTTTAATAGTATAGGCAAAATGTTTTGGTGTCGACTGTACCACTTAAGAACCGAAAAATCTGTACATGTTTTACTATCACCAAACATTATGGTGGGATAAATGTCATGTTTGGAAGATGAACTAAATGATCTCTTAGGTCTTTCTTTGTCTTTGCATCATTAATCAGAATATCCTtactaaatgtatttgattcaTTCCGAACTTGACTAGGAATAGAAGAATCATTAGAAAGTAAACCATAAATAAATCAGTAATTACTTTGTTAgcatcatttattattttagtaatatcgattatattttctatattttcattagaattatcaaaacctaaacaagaataataaataatcatataaaCCATCTATTTTAGTCATAGGATAAAAAACACAtgcaacaaaattaattaatggaatttctttataatatttcatccatttcattttttttattaaaattgattctCTTGAAATAGCATCATTtacatatttttgtaaaacACCGGAAACACTAAtgcattcaataaaaataaataaaaaaattggataATAGACACCACTTAAAACataagttgcatcattaaaacttttaaatgtCCAAAAGATTTATGCAAATATCccgattttatggatataaattaatttgatataaaacaaatatgcacaataaatttttatattcatagaACTCATTGAGTAATTCATAAGTGGAAGTGTGAGTCGAGACATCTCTTGGAGATAGTTAGGGTCTTTTACCATTttctttacaaaaattatCCCAGGATCTCATTATTCGGGGatgtgtatataaataaataaaaaaataattttataaaaaaatctattgcGAACACTAGACTGACAAATAATTTGTAAATTCCATATATATGCTGCtccattatcaaaagaaattgaaaaaaaaatattatcccCACCATAATGCACATACATGAATGTGGTTGCCAatgattattctttttatccttatttatataaattttaaagagtgtGCTTCAAGGTATTTCTAGGCACACATTTTGCACTAAGGTTTAaagcattttgataataattaacaaaattaactttttGACTAAAACTAAAAGACAAATATTCCATACTTATAAATTgtcaaaatatttcaataattatatatatgcatacTTGTTTCTATTACCTCATCCActaatcttttatatatgcATTCACTTTCTTGagttcaataattatttttacattatACATCAAGTTgtcaaaatatttctttagAGCATTTCCACTAATTAATTGTTTCTACTCCTATATTTGTCAACTTCATTAGCTAACAATTCATATCCATTGTGCTTGCAGCATTATTCATTTCTGagttaaagattttttttttttttgtgaaattcatatttcttatgcCTGCATGAATTATTCATTCCTTGAAttggataaatatttttgtttcttgaagACATAAAAAGCTCACTTTTGTGAAGAGAAAAAGTTAAACATTCTAACATAAACACAATTACATACCTTAAAATCTTCATAATCATTCTCAACAATAATGGTTAAGTTTGCTTTAAAAATCAAAGTCACCCTCAAAAATCTCACTGATTTGCAACCTTAAGGTGGTGCTGATAATGGGCTCTCTTATTTTCAAAGTTAATGTTTCAATTTTAACATGCTAACAAATGTAAGACAGAAATTCCTAAAAATCTTTGCTTATACACAACTGGTCCAGATTCCATAAAGTACAAggtagttttctttttaaataattgagattttcaaaataatatattgattttattaataggtCAATCTCTAAATATTAGTTTTTGGCTTGAAAAAACTGCCatgatttgataaaaaaagaaatgtataaaatatataacttgtgtatgtatgtatgtatgttattaataaaaaaatatccttAATTTTGCATTACTGTAGAGTTGCTCAACAAGGGGATCTATGAGAATCCTAGGCGACAAGAACTTGACTGATAATGAGAATCCTTTTGTTAAGTTTTCTAGTAATGGCAAATTCATGCTTGTTGGGACTATAAAGttctaataaaaagaaattattgttTTGTTGTTGGTGTGTttgattttatgatatttatattctgGGTGTTGATTTTAtagttatctttttaatagCTTTTAGAAGGAAATAAGAAGAAATCTTcggttttgtttttgttatgcAAAAATGTCAGAAGTGGGATTTGAACCCACGCCCTCTCACGAGGACCAGAACTTGAGTCTGGCGCCTTAGACCACTCGGCCACCCTGACCTGTGGTCTAAATTAAGCTATTAAACTAAGGGTGACGTGTGCCCATTTCTGCAAAAGCTAGTTGGCCTgccaaataaatatatgtttatctACTAAAGATTGGATGTAGAAACATCTTCTATACGGAATAGTTTATTCATGTCCGCTCTGTTTTAAGTTTAGCGATTATAGTTTTCTCGAGAAATTTTGTCTTGTGCATTAACCATTACTGTTTACAAGCACAACTaaagtaattaatttcaaGGTCCTGCTTGGAATATCTACTTGAACGGGATTTGCATGAATTTATTGCTAAAAGTTGGATGAGCTTGTACATCTAGTTGACGAGcaagaaaatcaaagggtGTTGCAAGCTTAAAAGCCTGCAACCAGTGGACAtgttaattttctcttttctgaAATGTGGACATGTTTGCTCACACTCCTTTCATTGAGTTCGTCTGCTTATTAGAGCATTCCTGCTTGTAACCAGTCTGTTTACCAGCAAGGTTCAACATTCCATCTCTTTTGCTAAGTGTcacgtgagttttgttttatctcCAAAACTTTGCCCACGTGCGGCCTAGCTTGCCGAGGCGGGGCGTGACATAAGGCTTTGCTCTTAACTCCGGAGTACTAGGCGGTGGTTCTTTTGTGGAGTCAGACAAGTTGCCTatttgaaacaaaaaaaaagggcAGGAAGTAGATTCTTGCCGCTTGCACATTTTTCTACTCAGTGGTAACTTTCTTGCAATGAAGTCATTATGATCTTTTTGAGTTAAAAGAGTTACGGATGAAGGCAGGCGTCTcgaatttaaaaacttaatcAAACTGTCAggctaaattataatttttgtatggACGGTGTTGAAGcgggcttttctttttctgaataTAGTATTACTTTTGTGGATGATTTTGTTACATACAAACACCGAAAGAGGAAGAAAGGGAAAAGGCCAAGTGGGTTGGTGTCTGTTATAACTTCTCCTATATGCAGCTGAGTCAGATGATGAGTCATCTCATTTCGTAACTTGCTTCCACCTTCatccaaataaaattcaattctgacaagaaaatgatatatattacCCAATAAATCCGCTTAAAAGGGTAATCTTATCAATGATGGTTGTGCATTCTCTAAACAAGGAATGGTCATAGATAAGATCATAAATCTTGAGAGCCTCTACACAAATGGGAACTGACCATTCACCTGGCGAAGGCTTCCAAAAAAGCTGGTCCAGTTTTCAATCTTGGATATGTTGGGTGCCCTGATAGATCCTGAAAAACCTTGTACAATATGTGATAAACCTCCTTGCTAGGATATGCATGttataggaaaaaaaaaggaatatgGTTCTGGAGTTCACTTTTATTTTGGTGGAAAGCAAAAAAGAAGCAGGTATATATAGCAGATTCTTGGTACCATTTTGCACATTTGTTTTCCATAGtcttttcatcattttcatgCAATGAAGCCATTTAATATTCTGCATTTTCACAAGAtgaaaaatcatattattgGTTAAAATTTTCCCAACTTAATCTAAATGAAATGTCATTTTTTcatcaagaaaaatgaaataggaAATTGAATCCAAGAAAATCAGGTTAAATGGGTAAACTAATTATTGGTCTTTATGTTACTTCCAAACAAGGAATCCTGGTCATGGAAAACCCAAGACATCCTGTTAAAAACAGCAAAAAAGGCTAATAATACTGATGATCAAGGAGCTAATTTGCTTTTGTTAACTCCTTAAAAGGCTTCTcgtaataatattatatgcatGCAATGGAGTCCTCACATCAGTATATCTTTTTCAGGTTGTACCTCAAATTGAAAAGTTgaagagcaaataaaaatttcacattCCTGCAATGGCTAGTCAAGTTCATCAAGACCATGTTACAAGTAggattcttttcttaataGCTTTCTTGTGCTATAGATTTGTTGATGGAACAAGGATTTCAAATTCCATCCATGAATACGCTAAACAGGTTTAGTATTATCACTGAATTCTTACAGCCACTCCACTTTATGTACTTTTTCTCTTATCTGAAtgctaattttcttttaaaacaaaaatcttCCTTATGTATTGCAGAGTGAGGATGGTGATGTAATTGAGTGTGTTGATATCTATTAACAACCAGCTTTTAGTCATCCACTTCTCaaaaatcatattatacaGGTAAAGACTTTGATCTCTTGTGTTTCTAACACAAAGTCAGATTGATAACCaatataatctaatttattattgataaagtTGGACCACACTCTCTTGAACTTGTGAAATTTAACATAGGTAAACATAATAAGGAAGTTAGGACAAGTGAAAACATAAATTTGCTTAATACTATAATATGTGTCTGATTTTACAGATGAGACCCAGTTCATATCCAAATGGACTAAAAGCAGGAAACAGTACAGAGCTTTTACAAGAGAAGGGAATGTGTCCTGAAGGAACAATACCAATCGCAAGAACACATCTATTTAGACACCCCAAAACTAGCCCAGTTCTTCTAAATAGGACAAATGCATTTAGCCCCCCAGTTCATGAGGTatcataatatcaattatcactattttagaaaaggaaaacaaaaagaaagaaatttaatgCACATTTTATAGAATAGGGTccacaattttatttaatttatgtcATTCTTCTTatacatttatcaatttttcttttcaataaaaatgatatataaattagtatgcCCAAGTCTCTCTGGAAAGTGGCTATTACTATGGGGCACATGCAAAACTTAACGTATGGAACCCAGCAAAAGCTAATGACGGGGAATTTAGTTTATCTCAAATATGGGTTCTGTCAGGTTTGGACCAAGATCTTAACTCCATTGAGGCTGGCTGGCAAGTAAGTTTACTGAGACCTTTATTGtcatttgtttttcttccCAATTTAATTAACTTTTGCACATACAATCTTCAAAAACTTCCAGTCCAATCATTATCCACTTTCAAATGTAATTAACTTTTGAGATCAGAACTTCCAAAATCCTAAGATTTTTTTAGATGGATGGtttacaaattaaatcatGATGTTTCAGGTTTTTCCCGGTGATAATAAACCAAGAACTTTCATTTATTGGACAGTAAGTATATATGCataaattttcattcttttctaattcttattcacattttatcctattttttgttttttacaTGTATTCACATGGTTCGTTAAGAGAGATAATTACGGACAAACAGGTTGCTACGATCTTGTATGCCCTGGTTTTGTACAAACCAGCAGTAAGCTCGCATTAGGTACTCCGATAAGGCCAGTCTCCATCTACGATGGCAACCAATATGATAGAGACATAGCTGTACATAAGGTAATCCCCATTAGTCTctactatttattattattgttctGGTACCGCATATATATCCAGAGGGCCTCCATTAACTTATGTCGGGCCAAAACTTGGAACACTTTCATGGATGAGACCATAGGACATAGACATCCCACCAGCtcattaagaagaaaaagaagtcttGTCTACTTGGACTGCTACTGGGTCTCTTACCATTGTACTAAAGCTGTAATTGATCATAATCGATTAATTATTGGTGTCCTGCAGCTATGTCAGTGGCTGCAGGACATTCCTGGTGCCCGGCACGGCAGCAGGAAATACTTGTGttaaaaaagtttttattgcttttgacgtagaaatggttgattttatCAGGATAGAGAAAGTGGGAACTGGTGGCTACAAATTAGAGGCCAAGATATAGGGTACTGGCCCTCTTCGATTTTCACTACTCTGGCTGAAAGTGCAACACGGATAAATTGGGGTGGAGAGATAGTGAATTATGGATTGAATGGTCGCCATACCTCTACACAAATGGGAAGTGGCCATTTCCCTAGTGAAGGTTACAAAAAAGCTGCTGTACTCTTCAAACTTGGTTACATTGACGATTCCGGTGTCCTGAGAGATCCTGATGGCCTCGAACCATATATAACGAAATCTTCCTGCTATGATCTGCAATTTGGAGAAATGGGGTATGATGATTTTGGAGTTCACTTTTATTTTGGAGGTCCAGGATATTCAACACAAtgtccataaaagaaaaagaagaagaaaaagaaaaagattgccTATACAGATTCTGGCTTTCCAAGTAGAACACATTTGCAATGGATGAAAATGGCTAGCTTTTCCTTACTTTTGCTTGAGGCATgactatatatatgtattgagGCATgactatatatatgtatctaagaaaaaattagattttttttttcttctagtGACACctctaataattattatggtACCAAAATGTAATTTAAAGAGAACGTGCATGAGGAAATTGctcgtattaaattattttattagaatgaCAATTAAGATGATCTAGACAATGAAACATGCCGCAATTAAAACCGTCGAAATGTCTCCATCTGTTCTAAATGCAAAGGTCTTGGACTTGCAAAATTGCCAGTTGAAGCAACCCTGTGATGGTATGTCCATGAAagcattatttatatatgtaaatgcAACTCGATCATCCAATACAAAACTCATATTTTTCTGATTCTGCTTTTGCAGTTTGACATTATTCCAAGAGAATCCAGACAAACTCTAGTTCCTCCCATTGTGTAACTTCAAGGAACTGAATCTTCAATCATATATCCAGACAAGAGTTATCCCATTGCTGAACTTGTTGATCCTATGCCCTGGACATCTCCATATCCAGAGAGTGCAACAATagatattttgataatataagACTGGGTCACTATGCACTTGCAATTCTTTAAGGTCTGAAATGTTCTGAGCTTATGACAATATCAAGACTGAATCCCAGTGCACTTGCAAGTTGCATCATATGTAATCATGCATTATGATGGGGACTGATCCTGTATTTCATTGACAGAAATATGATCTTGTCATGCTTTGGCTTTTACAGTTATATACTGCAAATTAACATGGCATTCGCAACGCCAGCTCAGATCCCAGAATAATGTGTAAGCTgtgattttctatttcatttcatttattatttacttagttatttatttagtgaGGATGAGCATGCCACCGACATccttaattcatatataacaAGGATTTCCAGTTATTGCTATCtgataattttacatttttctcGTTTTCTTGTCATTGGAATGCCCATAATAAGACTGGTATCTGCAGATCTTTTTCCagtaaaatatgtaaatgAAGCAACTAATACAAGACAACTTTCTTCACATGCAGATGGTTTAGAGtactatttttcattaaacaaATGTATTTACATGCTCTTAATATGTATAACAGAATTATACAAATAGTACATTTGATAAGACTAACAAGATCGGTGTGACTTCCACCAGTATGTCTTAGGAGATATAAttctcatatatttaatcatattgttttctttcttcttgtaTAAACCGAAAAATGCGAGCTGCTGATTCAGTTGCTGATCTAGCGTTGTGAGGCACAACCTTAATCACACGCGTCCATTGTGCATCAGTTTGACCATTTTGATCTGATGCCTGAGCTGTTGGTTCTATAGGAAAAAGCGGGAGTGCATCTCCTTTAAGACTCTCAGAGGGACTACTTGCAGTACTTCCTTGTACCTTACTTTCCTTTGATGGTTGAAAGTTCTCAGCACAGCATGAGATCACACGACTCATTGAGCTAGATATATGACATGAGCTTTGTTGTGGGAAGGTGAAGTTCATGTCTCCAAGTGATAACTGATTGCCTTTTGACTGGGGTCCATTGAATGGGCTCACCTGCCCAAATAATAAACCTGAAATGGAGGGAGTCATGACTGGCATGCCATAAGGTGGAAAATAGTTCTGACCTAAAGGAGGATCGCTGGGAAGGATTCCAATCCCATTTTGATGAGAAGCTTGGACACCATAAGCTCCATTGATGAAGTCCCCATGCTCTCCATCTAAGCTCACTGGAGCACAGTTGCCATAAACCTGTGCCATAAATCCGGCAGTTGGAGGGCATGGCCCTGTGTATGGCTTGTAAACAAGACCCTCAGAAGGGGACATTACTGGAACTAACCACTGATTGCTAGGCGGCGGGAAACACCATGGAGATGGTCCAGAATTGGTAGCAACAGGAGCTGGCAGATGCCCTCCTGAATCAGATCCATAATTTGATTGATTTGTATGAAGTCCTTTACTGACTTCATTATTAACAGCAGAAAGGGAAAGCTTTGCAACTGCATTCTCTTCGGCAAATTCAGTGCTAGAGTGTGGCTTCTGGGAACCATCTTTCGGTTTAACAATTGGTGGTGGTTGTTCTATAGCATAATTAGATGGAACCTTTTTAGCCTCAGAGGCCTTCAAGAAAGCTTTTCCCAAATAAAACTTGTCTTTCAGCAATAGTGCCGGTGAACCAGCAATCAGTTTTTGTACCTGTTCCAAATTAACATCATTTACTTGGTTCACTTTCCAAACTGAGATGCAATAAATCaagtaaaagaaatcataTGCACTATCTCATGATAGAAAAGGCTAGCAGCTTGATCAGGTGCTCAGCATACCTTTATGAGCCTATGTAACTCGGATACTTGCACTGTGAATGCTCTTTGCTGACTGCAAACAACAGCAAAAAAGAAGCCAGGTCAAATATTAATACTGTCGAACAAGTTAAGGAATACATGTACTGACTAAAATTTCATGCATATGGACAAAAAGGTAGAATATAAACCACGTTATAGATTAGATATCAGCTTACATGCTACATTACATTTGATATTCTTGCTAGATGGACCACTCTTATAACATGAATGCTATATCCTgcaaaatttattgatttgtgcGGAAGAGACAGGAGAGAGTAAAATAATCAACAACTGAATCTGGCTGCCCACAAATACACAATAAGAAATCTGTGTAACGTGTATAATATCCTACCAGACACTGCAGACCTTGATTTATTACACAGTATAAATCGTTTCTGCTAAGTGAGACATGTCAGTGCCTCCCACCTACAACTTATACAGAGTTTTAGACACTAGTTATGCAAATGCAAATCATGGCCCTGCTGAGGTGTAAAAAAACAGAATTTCCAACTGTCCTATAATATCAATCAGGACAGAACTGACAAGTTGAAATAAAAATCAGAAAACACCAATAGTGTTTATACAAGGTAATCATCAAAAtgtaattctataaattttaaagagagTGATTGTGAGTCAATTATTTCATATAGTGATTTAGATATTTGTAGTACCAAACTCAGTAGATAACATATGTCACTTTGAAAGGCCtactaataaagaaaagggcACAAAACAAAGGAACAGCATGAGGAACTTTAGCCCATAACAAAGTGAGCAAAGTGTGTACATGGGAATTCTTACTTGATGCTGTCTAATGCCACTAAATCTCTCAACCCACACCGGCCCAAACagtgagagagaaaagaagaagaggttCCGATTGATAGCGGTGCTTTCTGATTCTTAGATTCTTCTATTTATAGCACTTGCTTTGCTTCATAAGATCGAACCAAACCATAGGTTGCACCTCCAGTTATGATACAACATAGCAAGTTACTTCCAGGTTTAAATAGTTTATGCATGTGAGAGGGAATAGCTTGTGGTTCCACTCTCACCTAATTTATCTAGTGAGATGTATGCATAGATGTACAAGTCAAGGGCTTAATAATACAAACTCACAGAGAAATTTTTTGAATCCGTGAAAGTAACTAAAGGATATCGAAGCAAACATAGACTCTAGAAATTTCTAGAGTTTGTATTTCTCTAGGATCATCTACAGACCACTCTAAATCCGAAGTGCATTGGATGGTCAGTGAACAGGAGGTGAATAACTACCATAACGGAAAATTCTAAGTTAGACTagtgataaataataaaaggtaCATAAACTTCAAAAAGTAAACAAAATTCCACAAGTTTGGTAGCGATTTGCAGCAACTTATGTAAATAGAAACTACTGAAAAGATACTTACTTGACAatgattcttcttgctttccaGAATTGTTTCTCGCCTATTATTCTTACAACATCATCAGGCGATATTTCCAAAGCAGATAAGGAGTCCACCAAGGAAGTTTCTGAGCCATCATTGTGCCTTTC is a genomic window containing:
- the LOC8274537 gene encoding uncharacterized protein LOC8274537 isoform X1 translates to MRPSSYPNGLKAGNSTELLQEKGMCPEGTIPIARTHLFRHPKTSPVLLNRTNAFSPPVHEYAQVSLESGYYYGAHAKLNVWNPAKANDGEFSLSQIWVLSGLDQDLNSIEAGWQVFPGDNKPRTFIYWTRDNYGQTGCYDLVCPGFVQTSSKLALGTPIRPVSIYDGNQYDRDIAVHKDRESGNWWLQIRGQDIGYWPSSIFTTLAESATRINWGGEIVNYGLNGRHTSTQMGSGHFPSEGYKKAAVLFKLGYIDDSGVLRDPDGLEPYITKSSCYDLQFGEMGYDDFGVHFYFGGPGYSTQCP
- the LOC8274537 gene encoding uncharacterized protein LOC8274537 isoform X2 encodes the protein MRPSSYPNGLKAGNSTELLQEKGMCPEGTIPIARTHLFRHPKTSPVLLNRTNAFSPPVHEYAQVSLESGYYYGAHAKLNVWNPAKANDGEFSLSQIWVLSGLDQDLNSIEAGWQVFPGDNKPRTFIYWTRDNYGQTGCYDLVCPGFVQTSSKLALGTPIRPVSIYDGNQYDRDIAVHKDRESGNWWLQIRGQDIGYWPSSIFTTLAESATRINWGGEIVNYGLNGRHTSTQMGSGHFPSEGYKKAAVLFKLGYIDDSGVLRDPDGLEPYITKSSCYDLQFGEMGLTLFQENPDKL
- the LOC8281582 gene encoding protein HEADING DATE 3B, whose amino-acid sequence is MMRGTKDEDKMISPMFPRLHVNDTEKGGPRAPPRNKMALYEQLGIPSRKVSSGSASMLPLPPNNGSTFVPKMLPSHVTSDSCSQVSGNERSVFTPFCNSPAPSHSEKSFSYSSDGIKRSNKMENQEWKSMNCTNGQSLKTTESLLSNASNSFQLHNFSHLKNFSWKKIGYENDFRVSGSAQSGAVPHSNSSQHNKDRENQPCWNLSFSMHFQNVSEKQKKGPGIIDLKATESTRNQTEEQRKMSEACKDLRERYSPVPSFHDKTSADPSCSPSGKVKRPESLKRAHPSSYQDHRSSSVDFLRSLKGSKGQLDQEFVTVQDKAVHKEKSWEEYAIGNDKENAAKVTSKLCYRLPLRDDNRSCNVIENSRKNHEDKQNGSLQVGDVERHNDGSETSLVDSLSALEISPDDVVRIIGEKQFWKARRIIVNQQRAFTVQVSELHRLIKVQKLIAGSPALLLKDKFYLGKAFLKASEAKKVPSNYAIEQPPPIVKPKDGSQKPHSSTEFAEENAVAKLSLSAVNNEVSKGLHTNQSNYGSDSGGHLPAPVATNSGPSPWCFPPPSNQWLVPVMSPSEGLVYKPYTGPCPPTAGFMAQVYGNCAPVSLDGEHGDFINGAYGVQASHQNGIGILPSDPPLGQNYFPPYGMPVMTPSISGLLFGQVSPFNGPQSKGNQLSLGDMNFTFPQQSSCHISSSMSRVISCCAENFQPSKESKVQGSTASSPSESLKGDALPLFPIEPTAQASDQNGQTDAQWTRVIKVVPHNARSATESAARIFRFIQEERKQYD